A stretch of DNA from Oreochromis aureus strain Israel breed Guangdong linkage group 10, ZZ_aureus, whole genome shotgun sequence:
ACAAACACCCAATTAAATATTTCAACAAGTGGTACTAAACGCTCTACAGTATCTTTTAGCTTAACAAGGCCTATTAGCTTTTCTTTAGTGATTATGATTTACTACAACTAGCAGTTTCTCTTAGCAGCATAGCTGTAGGTTGTAGAGTTATACAAGCTGTGAACAGCTTCTAAACAACAATTCCAAGATCTTCAGTTCAAATAATTGTATAAAAGCACATTTTGCCAAACTGTCACCGTCGGATGAGAGGAAGTTGGTTGAGGTGTTCAGGAACAACCAGGAACCATCAAGGCTCAGGCCTGCAAACCAAGCTTCTGCTGGAAGTTGATTTGCAGCACTGTCCATGGAAAAGCCAGTTTTACATCTTCATGAACTGAAAGAGTTTGTGGTCAAGAAAGAAGCTTTGCTCCAAAGTTGATTTGCAGCTCCAAAATGACAAGAGGTATCTTCTGAGTAAAAAAGGTTTGTGGTCTTTCAAACCTATGAACACTGAAGccagctgtcaagcatggtggtggtggtagcgTCATACTAAAGGGGCTGCTTTCAAACCTATAAACACTGGTAGATTGTCAACATGGTGGTGAAATAATGAAGAAGGAGGATGacctccaaattcttcaactttACCACAAAGTTTGGGGACTACACTTAAAAGTCAGGTCTGTGCCAGGaaaccaaccaatttaaatgaactctgcCAATTCTGCTAAGAAGACTGCTGAAAACATCCAGCcagaattatgccagaagcttgttgatggctaccaaaatCATCAGGTCAAGAGGAGCATTTAACCAAATAATTGTGGGGGTGTATGTGGATATTTGAGCCTGAATGTATACTTTTGACTCTGTGTGAATTAGAGAAAATCCTCAATAAactcaaatttttcaaaatTCATTATAGATGTTTACTGCACAAttattccaccctggaaaagaacagttcaaagaaatcactaAACCCCCCAAATTATCATGACGTTCATGCCAATGATGGTCAGATATAAACTTGTGATTACAACTGTACAAATGAAGAGTTATAAATGGACGTTATTTCTTGTTGTATCACAGTTAAGAAAGAATACTCATAGGCTTATCTCAAGAGTAACCTAGTTTGCCTTTCCATTGCATCATATTCATATGCACAATtcattctcttttctttcttactctttCTTTTCTAATCTACTTTCATTAATCTATCCTTCTATCCATCCTTCCATTTATTAATGCAGCCAGTGGAAGTGATGGTGGTCCTTCCAGTCTCGCTGTGCACTCCCGGCCTCCTTTACCAATTGCCCCCCGCCCTTCTCCACGCCGCTCACGACATCCCTTGTCCACTACTCCTGTCCAGTCAGAGATCCAGCCATCCCCTGGCCCCTCCCCTCAGCCGTCACCCAGGTCCAAGCATAAGAAATCTGCCAATCCTGTTCTTCCTGAAGCGTCTTCTCTGACTGACTCTAAAGCTCCAAGCTCCCAGATCACAGCAGATGCTCCTTCAATCCAGAGTATGCCTTCTGTCCTTCCTCTGCCAGACGTGCCCACCCACACTCCATCTCTTAAATCCTCTGAATCTGTGTCTCCTTTACCTCCTGCCTCACTGGTGTCAGTTCCTGTGAATTCTTCATCCAGTTCCAATGAAGGTGCTGCAGACTCAAACACACCTTCTTCTCTGTCCTCAAAGCCTGCCTGTGCACTTGCCACGAGCATTTCTTCTTTACCTCCCAAACTTCCCTCCACTTCACCGTCGTCACCTGAGCCCATTGTAACACCATCTTCCATCACTTTACAGAAGTCTTCACTAACCGTATCTACTTCTCTCCCCCATAAACCCAAATCCACTGGCTCCCAGCCCCTTTCTATCAAATCTTCCTTCCCAACAAAATCCACCCTGTCCTCTGAACCTCCATCATCTCACCCTCCACCCACCTGGACCATCTCTCAGCCTCCCTCTCTGCCCAAAATCTTCCAGTCAGGCTCTGCAAAAGGTAATGAGAGGCTGGCTGGTAGACAGGCATGCTGCATGCTTCAGACAAATTGATGTCTGATATGTGACCGTCTGATTTGGTTTTGCCTTTTGTATGATTTAGCTTCATGCCCATGGTACATTATAGAGTGAAATAGAGAACGGACTGCACTCTGGATTATGTTGTGTTGGGAGGAAGCTATATGCATGTTCAGGTTGTGATGATTTCAGAATTTTGAGTGAAACATCTGAATGTTGTGTGAGTGTCTCAGAGCAAGATAAATTAGTTATTTATGCTCATTcttgtattcattttttaaatagtttgcCTCTTTTCATTTAACATCAGTCAACATTCAAAGTCTGCTCTGTCTTTCTAATATTAGCTGTTTGCTTAATCCTTCATGTAACTGAATCCATGTGGCCTTGTGTAAGCTTCAGGCATTAGTTTCatctatatatttaaataagccACCCATCTGTCCTTTATGTACtattacaaatatatatttgactgACTCTAACAGTAGCTCTTCATATAGACAACAATTTGAAGAGATAAGAATGAGCTAAAAAGTAAACGCTTTGGAAATGTTGAgaataattaaacatttaatgcagatgtattattattattaatgagtAAAAATAGATTAGCTTGACAGCAGTGTTAGAGCTAGTTTGTTCCAGACAAATATACTGTATCTGTGTGCTGAAATACAATTACGAAAATGAATGTAACCTTTGTTGTCACAGAAAGGAAATTGGTCAGAACATACAGTACCATGCAAACATATCAGTCATGCCgcatttctttagattttgctTGGAGAATAGGTGCAGTGATTCATTGAAACATGAGTAAAAATACATGGAAGTACAGTACATAAGGCAAAAACGGAATTTTTGCAATTCTAATTACCTTGAAAGTCAATATCTGGTATGACTACCTTTATTTTTAAGTTCAGCCTGAACTGTCTTAGACAAGCTTTCTTATCATTTCTTCAGgcatagttctccaggcttctcaTATAATTCAGCAGACcccagccttttctccctgtttcccttctttAACAATGGCTTCTTGGCAGCGACTCTGCTACTCAGAccttttctgatgaggcttcagtgaacagtagatggatcgaGATGTATATCTCAGGTCCTGTTTCGAATCtttcctggattttttttttcatatctaaAGGACATGACTTTTAGATACTCTTCATctactgatattttttttttgttgtttttaggtCTGACGCTTCTTCTTTTGctctccacttgtccagtttccttaaACGTTTTCCTtaagctctttgggaatcactttgTTTGTGCAAAAATCCTATTTTATACATTTCCTAAACCTAAACCTATCTTTGGCTGAAGAAAAGGTGTGTTTTTGCGACAGGTAGCCAgcaacaaagtgcctaaagatttAAGGATACCATTTAAAATTGGTTATTTTCTAGGTTTGTTCTGTTTAAACACAACACTGGtccatcccttgagttaggtgccttttttatcattcagtgattcatagGTCATTTTTAAGTGgcttaataaattaaaagaattaaaaaagctTTTGGCCCTGTAAAActagacacaaaaacacatacagaTACAGACCCACATTTTAAGGATTTCATAGTTATaaagtgaataaaataaaatattgtacaTAACTCTTTTCTATATGTCTTTAAACTGGAATAATGTTGTTAGCTCACTCTTTCCTCATACCAACTTTAgagtctttctttcttcctctgaTGTTCACACTTCTCTTCTCCTCAGCTCCTGTTTCATACCAGCGGCGCCCCCCAGAGATTCAaactgcagatgattctgcttcAGCCTCTGGTCTGTCTCTGTATTCACAGTCTTAACAAAAGCAATGCTTATCCTCTCTGTTCTCTGTTTAATAACTTTAACATTTTGTGTTATCCTCTGGCAGGACATTCTCACATTTTCAGACCTCAAATTGTCAAGTCAGTCGCCCGACCCACATCTCCCTCTCCTTTTTCTTCTGATGCCCCTCTTCTTTCATCCATACCCCCTCTTCCAAAATCTCCCACCTCTAGCTCAGAGTCAGGTAATTGAAGGCAGCTTTTCCTATTTCTGATCTTTCATAGGTTCTGTAGTTATTTCCCAgtgtttctcctctgtcttcATCCTGGAAATCATCCTTCCTGCCATTCCTTCTCATTTTCCAGGTGCTCACGGAGCAAAGTTGAAATCTGACTCTGTTAGAGCTGATGGGGACATCGCCCCTGTTCCTCTGTTAACTAGTCCTGATCTTGATGCCCTCTGTGACCCAGCGGCTCCAGTCTGTCCTGCTTCTATCCTCTGCACTTCACCCCCTCAATCCTCTTCTCTACCAAAGCCTGCCTTTTTCTCCTCACCTCTCACTGTAACTCGTCCTTCTGCTCCTCCAGCACATACCAGCTCCAGTCGGTCAGGTACACCGGCCTGCAAATCATCctcatttcaaaaacattttcctCATTCTTCTATCTGAAAATATccaatttaaagcaaaaacagtcTTTCCTCCTTTTGTGCAAAGTATGTTCTGATCTTTCCTTCTCATTCTGTATAGGCTTAACATTCCCCCTCGCTCAGGTGGATGAGGAAACGCCCTCAGCAGTGAAAGAAGCAGCCGCAAGCCCTCTGCACCAACCCAAGGATTCCCCAAACCAAAGGGACGGCTTCACACAGCAAGATGTCCACTCAGCCACTCAGAGCAGCCCAGGATTCAAAGGTGACCATCGCAGAAAACAAAGTCGGACCAGTGCGGATCAGGTGAGGTCATGGGACGATATCACATGAATGGATAAATTTAGATTGCTAGGTTTGGTGCCTTGAAGATATGTTTGGCCTGAAACTGCTGTGTGAGTGGAAAATCTGTCAGACCGCAAAGGTTACGCTGTGTCTTGTGGACTGGGAGCAGATCTAACTGAGTGCAGGAGAAACAGCAAAGATGACAACACTTGTTCATattgaaacaaagacaaaaagttAGAAGGctcacttcctttttttcttcttcctgtaatctttttgatttgtttttaacgGCAGTCTTAGATGTGCTGTATGTTTGAATTTGCAATACTGTTTTAAGGAATAAGGAAATCTTTTTTTGGAAGAGTTGTACATAAAAATTAAATTGATGACCTCAAGTATTAACCAAATGACCTCAAGCTGTTATGCTCACATAAAAACTGGAAGCAGGGGAAACAGTTTACCTGGATTGGCAACATTCTTAGTTTGCTAATTCCATGAAAAGGCTCGCAACAACACTACACATTGCCCATAAAGAacacataattttaaaaaaaaaacaagatatgAGCTCCTAATAAGCGAGTTTTAGAAGATCTCATCGATTCAGTCAGATGTGTCAGTCTGGACTTTGATGCTGTACAAAGGTAACCATCTGCTGGTGGAGGCTTCATGTTTAGTGGAAATCTGTGAAAGCTGCAAGACAACAAATAAGCATATTTCCCTAAACATCCCTCTAAGACACCCAGGTTTAACAATCCAATACCACTGATAACATAGCTGCTGGACAGCAACGCTCCTACAATTGTTTGGTCTtattttcaaacaaaaatgGAACAAACTATAAAAACCTAATAAGGAGCATTGATCATTGGCTTATCAGCACTAGCGATCATCCAAATTACCCCCAAATTAGTGCTTCAGCctgctgttcatgtttctaGATGAAGGACTACGATAATTGTCAGTGTGCACTTCCCCAGCGCATCACAGTTGCTTCTTGTTTGTGATTGTGCTTCCATGATGCTAACATATGCCAACAGTTGCAAAGTGCTTTGATTTCTGCCTCCTGTTGCCCTGATATCCTGGTCTGGTCTGCACTCTCAGCTTTCTGTTATCTCAGCTGCTTATCTGTTAAGCCTGACCTCCAATATTTCTGTCCCTAGTCCTCCCCGGACTCGCTCAGAGCTGATCATAGCGCCACCCCCTCCTTGGCCCTTTGCTTCCTGCGAGCGCGCCACTCCCCAGCAGCCCTCCACCACTGTTGTGGCAGCATTTATAACTCCTAAACAGCCCAATGTTCCAGAGCAAATTGATGTTAAAAAGCCTTCCAGTGAGAGTATTAGTAGCTCCATTAACACAGAAAAGCCGCCCTTGGCAAAGCCAGAGCCAGAGCCTGACTTTGATGATGTCATCTTTGAGTCGCCTAACCAGAGACAAGAATCAAAGGATTTGTTTCTGGAAGAGGATGACTCTAAGCACGATACTATCAAAAGGTGTCCTCCAGGGTGAGTATTTATATTCAAGGATGCAATCAGGAATAATTATTTTAGAAAACGAATGCTAAGGTTGCAGAATGTGAAGTGATGATGAAGGTGATACACACAGGCAGAGATATAGTCTTAAGGTATATTGTGTATCTGTTCTGCAGTCttgaacaaaaaaacactgaaaagaagTACGGAGAAAAGCAATTAGAGGGAGCAGCAATCGCAAAGGAGCAGGAGAAGCAGAGGGAGGCAGAAATTCAAAAGAAACAAGAGGAGGAAAGGAGGCGAAAAGAGGAAGAGCAAAAGGCCATGCTCTTAAAGCAAGAAGAGATGAGAAAACatgaggaagagaagaagagactgttagaagaggagaagaagagactgttacaggaggaggaggagatcaaGAAGGAGAAGGAAAGGATGAAACGTGAGGAGGAGAGACTCCTgaaggagaagaaagagaaacaggagaaaCTGAGGGTAGAAGAGGAGATGAGGAAACGAgatgaggaggagaggagaaaaagagaggaagagaggagactcctggagctggaggaggaaaaggaaaaactccagagggaggaggagagaagacTTGAAAGAGAAAGATTCATCAAAAAGatgaaggaagaggaggagaaaaagataGGGGAGAGAAGAGCAGTTGAggagcaaagaaaaagaagggaggaagagaaaaagaggcttgcggaggaagaggaaaaaagaaaggtgGAGGAGAAACGCTTGAAAGAGGCCAAAGAGAAGGAGCAGCAGAAAAtaatagaggaggaagagagaagaaaaagggaggaggaggagaaaaaactcAAAGAGTcagaggagagaaagaagagagaagcggaagaaaaggagagacaactcaaagaggagagagagaaggagataGAAAGgatggagaggaagaaaaaggaagaggaagagaaaagacgtgaagaggaggagaggagagagaggctCTTAAAGgagcagaaagaaaaggagaggaTACAAAGGGAGGAAATGGAGAGAATtaaaagggaagaagaagaaaagaagaggcGACTTCAAGAGGAGCTGAGAATGCAGgaggcagagaagaagaaaaaggaggaggaggagagaaaaaagaaggaagatgAGGTgaagaggcagagagaggagaAAGGTGAAAGGAAagtgaaagaggaagaagacaggaaaaagaatgaagaaaaacaaaagcagaagctgcaggaggaggagatggaaagaagaaagaagaaggaggaggacgacaggaggaggagggaggaggctcGAGCAGCATCGGTCTGCAGTCTGGAGGCCAACAGGTcagatgaagacaaagaaaagatgaaaaccgTTTCCTCCTTGTCCATTTCTGagttagacacacacacgcccCCTGCTGGTACCAAACACGCCATTACGGCTCTTAAAAATGTGACACAAATAAAACTTCCTGCTCCTCACTTCCCTCCGCTGGTCAAAAGCAGCACTGCATCCAAGCAGCTTCCCTCACAAGTTCCCAACCAATCACAAGACAGAGAGAATGCCCCTCCATCAGTTCGTAAACCAAACTCCAGCGAGCGGTGAGTT
This window harbors:
- the LOC116319691 gene encoding calponin homology domain-containing protein DDB_G0272472-like isoform X4, with the protein product MSTQPLRAAQDSKVTIAENKVGPVRISPPRTRSELIIAPPPPWPFASCERATPQQPSTTVVAAFITPKQPNVPEQIDVKKPSSESISSSINTEKPPLAKPEPEPDFDDVIFESPNQRQESKDLFLEEDDSKHDTIKRCPPGLEQKNTEKKYGEKQLEGAAIAKEQEKQREAEIQKKQEEERRRKEEEQKAMLLKQEEMRKHEEEKKRLLEEEKKRLLQEEEEIKKEKERMKREEERLLKEKKEKQEKLRVEEEMRKRDEEERRKREEERRLLELEEEKEKLQREEERRLERERFIKKMKEEEEKKIGERRAVEEQRKRREEEKKRLAEEEEKRKVEEKRLKEAKEKEQQKIIEEEERRKREEEEKKLKESEERKKREAEEKERQLKEEREKEIERMERKKKEEEEKRREEEERRERLLKEQKEKERIQREEMERIKREEEEKKRRLQEELRMQEAEKKKKEEEERKKKEDEVKRQREEKGERKVKEEEDRKKNEEKQKQKLQEEEMERRKKKEEDDRRRREEARAASVCSLEANRSDEDKEKMKTVSSLSISELDTHTPPAGTKHAITALKNVTQIKLPAPHFPPLVKSSTASKQLPSQVPNQSQDRENAPPSVRKPNSSERSHGEDAAEVHTPVRQESQPVKAKDGDAHHIAAPSAQPSAPAVKEEPKEPEGPRVESATSVKVPPREADKRVTLALEPLQPSKPKPEPELRPERDLHPSGKPQQEGADEEKPADAVPGGHKHFINNKDPVCEAEKQLWAAVEETTTEIGVEKGMESSESKEAKEEKLKEEEGVIGGAEKCAHTEADVCVAEQQREAPAGFMSAVVGVLYRGYETVASILHTSGSTLPGQPQPSIKQPCHLINNELQPCLHEVDPEILCSSEADNDPPIPIDVDILPPTDFSDTAESQATAEEKVSETQKQGCSSLNEAHNLVASLRRAASEQEKEREENREREEREKGENIKRAEKEERDRKEWEEEAKKEKHRLEREKEEARKRLEKGRKEMRMSEREKIKEGMEERNGVGETRKGNEHKEKRETETETKQQRKDVNEEVKKKEKKGKGKEDNHGETPQWRTEALPVLALEKVKQKVDSSQQNNCPPLREVELEDIAYDERSQGNNEESGFSSDPKLANTVISNAEVLTRPADSAPAAKIKTNKAEDSVCIVKKDMDDPGFKSVKKGKSYLKHGAIPVWLREDDVEEISYERGQEDLGSIWLAELYMEGEQDQATLPQL